In Pseudomonas sp. MM213, a genomic segment contains:
- a CDS encoding methyl-accepting chemotaxis protein — protein sequence MRNNQPITQRERTFPAQQRLISTTDAKGVITYCNDAFVEISGYSREELIRAPHNLVRHPDVPAAVFAHMWGTLKQGLPWMGIVKNRCKTGDHYWVNAYVTPVFDGNQVIGYESVRVKPTAEQIQRAEALYQRINQGKSAIPSTDKWLPVLQDWLPFILVSQLSFMIGATLNSQWGFALAAGLSVPLGLLGLSWQQRGLKRLLRLAEQTTSDPLIAQMYTDSRGAQARLEMSILSQEARLKTCLTRLQDTAEHLSDQAKQSDTLAHSSSTGLERQRVETEQVATAVNQMAATTQEVASHVQRTADATQEANRLTGRGRDIAGETREAIQRLSEVVGETGLTVTQLAKDSDEIGGVVDVIKGIADQTNLLALNAAIEAARAGEMGRGFAVVADEVRQLAQRTSESTGQIHALIAKLQQTASTAVQTMESGHRQAEEGVARVLEADQALVGISEAVAHITDMTTQIAAATEEQSSVAEEISRNISNISQLADQTSEQAQHSALLSEELTKTANTQYSLVERFNR from the coding sequence ATGCGTAACAACCAGCCCATTACACAACGCGAACGGACCTTCCCGGCTCAGCAACGGTTGATTTCCACTACCGATGCCAAGGGCGTGATCACCTACTGCAACGACGCTTTCGTCGAAATCAGTGGGTATTCCCGCGAGGAACTGATCCGTGCACCGCATAACCTGGTTCGTCACCCCGACGTACCGGCCGCGGTGTTCGCGCACATGTGGGGCACATTGAAACAAGGCTTGCCATGGATGGGCATTGTCAAGAATCGCTGCAAGACCGGTGACCACTACTGGGTTAACGCCTACGTCACACCGGTGTTCGATGGCAACCAGGTGATCGGTTACGAGTCGGTGCGGGTCAAACCCACCGCCGAGCAGATCCAGCGTGCCGAAGCGCTCTACCAACGCATCAACCAGGGCAAGTCAGCGATTCCTTCCACCGATAAATGGCTGCCGGTCCTGCAGGACTGGTTGCCGTTCATTCTGGTCAGCCAGCTGAGCTTCATGATCGGCGCCACACTCAACTCCCAATGGGGTTTTGCCTTGGCCGCCGGTCTTTCGGTGCCACTGGGCCTGCTGGGGTTGAGCTGGCAACAGCGCGGCCTCAAGCGCTTGCTGCGACTGGCCGAGCAGACCACCTCCGACCCGCTGATCGCGCAGATGTACACCGACAGCCGTGGTGCTCAGGCTCGTCTGGAGATGTCGATCCTCAGCCAGGAAGCCCGCCTGAAAACCTGCCTGACCCGTCTGCAGGACACCGCCGAGCACCTGAGCGACCAGGCGAAACAGTCCGACACCCTGGCCCACAGCAGCTCCACCGGCCTGGAACGTCAGCGCGTCGAAACCGAACAAGTGGCCACCGCCGTCAATCAGATGGCCGCCACCACCCAGGAAGTCGCCAGCCACGTGCAACGCACGGCGGACGCGACTCAAGAAGCCAATCGCCTGACCGGGCGCGGCCGTGACATCGCCGGGGAAACCCGCGAAGCCATTCAGCGCCTGTCGGAGGTGGTCGGCGAAACCGGTCTGACCGTGACGCAACTGGCCAAGGACAGCGATGAAATCGGCGGCGTGGTCGACGTGATCAAAGGCATCGCCGACCAGACCAACCTGCTGGCATTGAACGCCGCCATCGAAGCGGCGCGTGCCGGCGAGATGGGTCGCGGCTTTGCGGTGGTTGCCGACGAAGTTCGCCAATTGGCGCAGCGCACCAGCGAATCCACCGGGCAGATTCATGCCCTGATCGCCAAGCTCCAGCAAACCGCCAGCACCGCCGTGCAAACCATGGAATCCGGGCATCGCCAGGCGGAAGAAGGTGTGGCACGGGTGCTCGAAGCGGATCAGGCACTGGTCGGGATCAGCGAAGCGGTGGCACACATCACCGACATGACCACCCAGATTGCGGCCGCGACCGAAGAGCAAAGCTCGGTGGCCGAAGAAATCAGCCGCAACATCAGCAACATCTCGCAACTGGCCGACCAGACGTCGGAACAGGCGCAGCACTCGGCGTTGTTGAGTGAAGAGCTGACCAAGACCGCGAATACCCAGTATTCGTTGGTGGAGCGGTTTAACCGCTGA
- a CDS encoding CPBP family glutamic-type intramembrane protease, translating to MFALPWTFLALLSLGYAMALSYGHLGWLALISVALLLIAGFAVRQQQLRIGHYLGHGLFIFMALALAMHWLPGFYNGRGINPHRITDDAVPFALYLNLDKPLIGFWLLLVCPWIVGRHSLRLSVPAALLGLTLSSVLALGGALLLGVISWAPKWPDQAWLWLFNNLLLVTLVEEALFRGYLQGGLSRHFKHLPYGENLALLLASLLFGLVHAGAGWQWVLLASLAGVGYGLAYRFGGLGAAITTHFGLNLLHFSLFTYPMLAG from the coding sequence ATGTTTGCTTTGCCATGGACCTTCCTGGCCCTGCTCTCCCTCGGTTATGCCATGGCGCTGTCCTACGGCCATCTCGGCTGGCTGGCGCTTATCTCGGTCGCATTGCTACTGATCGCAGGTTTCGCCGTGCGTCAGCAACAGCTCCGGATCGGCCATTACCTCGGTCACGGCCTGTTCATTTTCATGGCGCTGGCATTGGCGATGCACTGGCTCCCCGGTTTCTACAACGGTCGAGGTATCAATCCGCATCGTATTACCGACGATGCCGTACCGTTTGCGCTGTACCTGAATCTGGACAAACCGCTGATTGGTTTCTGGCTGTTGCTGGTCTGCCCGTGGATTGTCGGCCGGCATTCGCTGAGGCTTTCCGTTCCCGCCGCGCTGCTGGGGCTGACACTGAGCAGCGTGCTGGCATTGGGTGGCGCGCTATTATTGGGTGTGATCAGTTGGGCCCCCAAATGGCCTGATCAGGCCTGGCTGTGGCTGTTCAACAACCTGTTGCTGGTGACGCTGGTGGAAGAAGCGCTGTTTCGCGGCTACCTTCAGGGCGGCCTCAGCCGGCACTTTAAACACCTGCCTTATGGTGAAAACCTGGCGCTGCTGCTCGCCTCGCTGTTGTTTGGCCTGGTGCATGCGGGCGCTGGCTGGCAATGGGTGTTGCTGGCGAGTCTGGCAGGTGTCGGCTATGGTCTGGCCTACCGTTTCGGCGGGTTAGGTGCGGCCATTACCACGCATTTCGGTTTGAACCTGCTGCATTTCAGCCTGTTCACCTATCCGATGCTGGCGGGCTGA
- the acnA gene encoding aconitate hydratase AcnA: MPSLDSLKTLKTLQVDDKTYHYFSLPDAAKSLGDLDKLPMSLKVLLENLLRWEDEKTVTGADLRAIAAWLKERRSDREIQYRPARVLMQDFTGVPAVVDLAAMRAAMAKAGGDPQRINPLSPVDLVIDHSVMVDKFGSASAFEQNVDIEMQRNGERYAFLRWGQSAFDNFSVVPPGTGICHQVNLEYLGRTVWTKDEDGRTYAFPDTLVGTDSHTTMINGLGVLGWGVGGIEAEAAMLGQPVSMLIPEVIGFKLTGKLKEGITATDLVLTVTQMLRKKGVVGKFVEFYGDGLADLPLADRATIANMAPEYGATCGFFPVDDITLDYLRLSGRPLETVKLVEAYSKAQGLWRQPGKEPVFTDSLALDMRSVEASLAGPKRPQDRVSLPNVAQAFSDFTDLQFKPASKEEGRLESEGGGGVAVGNADLAGEADYDFEGQTYRLKNGAVVIAAITSCTNTSNPSVMMAAGLVAKKAVEKGLKRKPWVKSSLAPGSKVVTDYYKAAGLTQYLDQLGFDLVGYGCTTCIGNSGPLPEPIEKAIQKADLTVASVLSGNRNFEGRVHPLVKTNWLASPPLVVAFALAGTVRIDISSEPLGDDKDGNPVYLRDIWPSTQEIADAVNQVNTAMFHKEYAEVFAGDEQWQAIEVPQAATYVWQDDSTYIQHPPFFDDIGGPPPVVKDVAGARVLALLGDSVTTDHISPAGNIKTESPAGHYLCGKGVEPRDFNSYGSRRGNHEVMMRGTFANIRIRNEMLGGEEGGNTIYIPTGEKLAIYDAAMRYQASGTPLVVIAGQEYGTGSSRDWAAKGTNLLGVKAVIAESFERIHRSNLVGMGVLPLQFKLDQNRKSLNLTGKETLDIQGLSGVELTPRMNLTLIITRENGSREKIEVLCRIDTLNEVEYFKSGGILHYVLRQLIAS, encoded by the coding sequence ATGCCGTCCCTCGATAGCCTGAAAACCCTTAAAACCCTGCAAGTCGACGACAAGACCTACCATTACTTCAGTCTGCCCGATGCCGCCAAAAGCCTCGGTGATCTCGACAAGCTACCGATGTCGTTGAAAGTGCTGCTGGAAAACCTGCTGCGCTGGGAAGACGAAAAAACCGTGACCGGCGCCGACCTGCGAGCGATTGCCGCCTGGCTCAAGGAGCGCCGCTCCGACCGCGAGATCCAGTACCGCCCCGCCCGCGTCTTGATGCAAGACTTTACCGGCGTTCCCGCCGTGGTCGACCTGGCCGCCATGCGCGCCGCCATGGCCAAGGCCGGCGGCGACCCGCAGCGGATCAATCCACTGTCGCCGGTGGACCTGGTGATCGACCACTCGGTGATGGTCGACAAGTTCGGCAGCGCCAGCGCCTTCGAACAGAACGTCGACATTGAAATGCAGCGCAACGGCGAGCGTTACGCCTTTCTGCGCTGGGGCCAGAGCGCCTTCGACAACTTCAGCGTGGTGCCGCCGGGCACCGGGATTTGCCATCAGGTGAACCTCGAATACCTCGGCCGCACGGTCTGGACCAAGGATGAAGACGGCCGCACCTACGCGTTCCCCGACACCCTGGTCGGCACCGATTCCCACACCACCATGATCAACGGCCTCGGCGTGCTCGGCTGGGGTGTCGGCGGGATCGAAGCGGAAGCGGCGATGCTCGGCCAGCCGGTGTCGATGCTCATTCCAGAAGTGATCGGCTTCAAACTCACCGGCAAATTGAAGGAAGGCATCACGGCCACCGACCTGGTGCTGACCGTGACCCAGATGCTGCGCAAGAAAGGTGTGGTCGGCAAATTCGTCGAGTTCTACGGCGACGGTCTCGCCGACCTGCCGCTGGCCGACCGCGCGACCATCGCCAACATGGCCCCGGAATATGGCGCCACCTGCGGCTTTTTCCCGGTGGATGACATCACTCTGGATTATCTGCGCCTGTCCGGTCGTCCACTTGAAACCGTGAAACTGGTCGAGGCCTACAGCAAGGCGCAGGGCCTGTGGCGCCAGCCGGGCAAGGAGCCGGTGTTCACCGACAGCCTGGCGCTGGACATGCGCAGTGTCGAAGCCAGCCTCGCCGGGCCGAAACGCCCACAGGACAGGGTGTCGTTGCCGAATGTTGCGCAAGCATTCAGTGACTTCACCGACCTGCAATTCAAACCTGCCAGCAAGGAAGAAGGTCGCCTCGAAAGTGAAGGCGGCGGTGGCGTTGCGGTGGGCAATGCCGACTTGGCCGGTGAAGCCGACTACGATTTTGAAGGCCAAACCTATCGCTTGAAAAACGGCGCGGTGGTCATCGCCGCAATCACCTCCTGCACCAACACCTCCAATCCGAGCGTGATGATGGCCGCCGGTCTGGTGGCAAAAAAAGCCGTGGAGAAAGGCCTCAAACGCAAACCGTGGGTGAAAAGCTCGCTCGCTCCCGGTTCCAAAGTGGTGACCGACTACTACAAGGCGGCCGGGCTGACGCAATATCTGGATCAACTCGGTTTCGACCTGGTCGGTTATGGCTGCACCACCTGCATCGGCAACTCCGGGCCGTTGCCGGAGCCGATCGAAAAAGCCATCCAGAAAGCCGACCTGACCGTCGCTTCGGTGCTGTCGGGCAACCGCAACTTCGAAGGCCGCGTGCATCCGCTGGTGAAAACCAACTGGCTGGCCTCGCCGCCGCTGGTCGTCGCGTTTGCGCTGGCCGGCACGGTGCGCATAGATATCAGCAGCGAACCACTGGGCGATGACAAGGATGGCAACCCGGTTTACTTGCGGGACATCTGGCCGAGCACCCAAGAAATCGCCGACGCGGTGAATCAGGTCAACACCGCGATGTTCCACAAGGAATACGCCGAAGTGTTTGCCGGCGACGAGCAATGGCAGGCAATTGAAGTGCCTCAAGCGGCGACTTATGTCTGGCAGGACGATTCGACTTACATCCAGCACCCACCGTTTTTCGACGACATCGGCGGACCGCCGCCCGTGGTCAAGGACGTCGCGGGCGCACGGGTCCTTGCGCTGCTCGGCGACTCGGTGACCACCGACCACATCTCCCCCGCCGGCAACATCAAGACCGAGAGCCCCGCCGGCCATTACCTGTGCGGTAAAGGTGTGGAGCCGCGGGACTTCAACTCTTACGGCTCCCGTCGCGGCAACCATGAAGTGATGATGCGCGGCACCTTTGCCAACATCCGCATTCGCAACGAGATGCTCGGCGGCGAGGAAGGCGGCAATACGATTTACATTCCTACCGGGGAAAAACTGGCGATCTACGACGCGGCCATGCGTTACCAAGCCTCGGGCACGCCGCTGGTGGTGATTGCCGGGCAAGAATACGGCACAGGTTCGAGCCGCGACTGGGCGGCCAAGGGCACCAATCTGTTGGGCGTGAAAGCGGTCATCGCCGAAAGCTTCGAGCGGATTCACCGCTCCAATCTGGTCGGCATGGGCGTGTTGCCCTTGCAGTTCAAGCTGGATCAGAACCGCAAAAGCCTCAATCTGACTGGCAAGGAGACCCTGGACATTCAGGGCCTGAGTGGCGTCGAGCTGACGCCGCGAATGAACCTGACGCTGATCATCACTCGCGAAAACGGCAGCCGCGAGAAGATCGAGGTGTTGTGCCGGATCGATACGCTGAATGAAGTCGAGTACTTCAAGTCAGGGGGGATTTTGCATTACGTGCTGCGGCAGTTGATTGCGTCGTAA
- the tusA gene encoding sulfurtransferase TusA — MSEMLDTPVDGTLDATGLNCPEPVMMLHQHIRDLAPGGLLKVIATDPSTRRDIPKFCVFLDHELIAQHEEAGTYLYWIRKKSD, encoded by the coding sequence ATGAGTGAAATGCTTGATACGCCGGTAGACGGCACCCTCGACGCCACCGGCCTCAACTGCCCGGAACCGGTGATGATGCTGCACCAGCACATCCGTGACCTGGCGCCCGGCGGCCTGCTCAAGGTGATCGCCACCGACCCGTCGACCCGTCGCGACATTCCCAAGTTCTGCGTGTTCCTCGACCATGAGCTGATCGCGCAGCACGAAGAGGCCGGCACTTACCTGTACTGGATTCGCAAGAAATCGGATTAA
- a CDS encoding MATE family efflux transporter has product MNSVTDRPAAISLNRPARVRLELKNLLGLALPIMIAQLATTAMGFVDAVMAGRVGPRDLAAVALGNSIWVPVFLLMTGTLLATTPKVAQRFGAGTHSEIGPIVRQALWLALVVGVMATGMLFSAEPILHLMKVDPELIGPCMQYLHGIASGLPAVALYHVLRCFSDGLGRTRPAMVLGLCGLALNIPLNYVFIYGHFGVPAMGGVGCGWATAIVMWVMALGMAGWERWAPAYQSSQLFSRFDWPQWAVIKRLLSIGLPIGIAVFAESSIFAVIALLIGSLGATVVAGHQIALNVSSLVFMIPYSLGMAVTVRVGQALGREEPREARFAAGVGMGTALAYACLSASMMLLMREHIAAIYTADPTVIHIAAMLIVYSALFQFSDAIQVTAAGALRGFQDTRVTMILTLFAYWGIGLPVGYALGLTDWFGEPRGPSGLWQGLIVGLSCAALMLSIRLTRSARKRIRMSHSMG; this is encoded by the coding sequence TTGAATTCCGTGACTGACCGCCCCGCCGCCATTTCCCTCAACCGCCCCGCCCGGGTTCGCCTCGAGCTGAAGAACCTGCTCGGCCTGGCGTTGCCGATCATGATCGCGCAACTGGCCACCACGGCGATGGGCTTCGTCGATGCGGTGATGGCCGGTCGCGTCGGGCCACGGGATCTGGCGGCGGTGGCGTTGGGCAACTCGATCTGGGTCCCGGTGTTTCTGTTGATGACCGGTACGCTGCTGGCTACCACACCAAAAGTCGCCCAGCGCTTTGGTGCCGGCACCCACAGCGAGATCGGCCCGATCGTGCGCCAGGCGTTGTGGCTGGCGCTGGTGGTGGGCGTGATGGCCACTGGCATGCTGTTCAGCGCCGAACCGATTTTGCACCTGATGAAGGTCGATCCCGAGCTGATCGGCCCGTGCATGCAATACCTGCACGGCATCGCCAGCGGACTGCCCGCCGTCGCGCTCTACCATGTGTTGCGCTGTTTCAGTGACGGCCTGGGACGCACGCGCCCGGCGATGGTCCTGGGGTTGTGCGGGCTCGCGCTGAACATTCCGCTGAACTATGTCTTCATTTATGGCCACTTCGGTGTGCCGGCCATGGGTGGCGTCGGTTGTGGCTGGGCCACGGCGATTGTGATGTGGGTGATGGCGCTGGGCATGGCCGGCTGGGAACGCTGGGCGCCGGCGTATCAGTCGAGCCAGTTGTTCAGCCGTTTCGACTGGCCACAATGGGCGGTGATCAAACGCCTGCTGAGCATCGGCTTGCCGATCGGCATCGCGGTGTTTGCCGAATCGAGCATCTTCGCGGTGATTGCCCTGCTGATCGGCAGCCTCGGCGCCACGGTGGTGGCCGGGCATCAGATTGCCCTGAATGTCAGCTCGCTGGTGTTCATGATCCCTTACTCCCTGGGCATGGCTGTGACCGTACGCGTCGGTCAGGCACTGGGACGTGAAGAGCCGCGCGAAGCGCGTTTTGCGGCGGGTGTCGGCATGGGCACCGCGCTGGCCTACGCCTGCCTGTCGGCAAGCATGATGTTGCTGATGCGCGAGCACATCGCTGCGATCTACACCGCAGACCCGACGGTGATCCATATCGCGGCGATGCTGATTGTGTACTCGGCGCTGTTCCAGTTTTCCGACGCCATCCAGGTGACTGCGGCCGGCGCCCTGCGCGGTTTTCAGGACACTCGGGTGACGATGATCCTCACCCTGTTCGCCTATTGGGGCATCGGCTTGCCGGTGGGTTACGCCCTCGGCCTGACCGACTGGTTCGGCGAACCCCGTGGCCCGAGCGGGCTGTGGCAGGGTTTGATCGTCGGCCTGAGCTGCGCCGCCCTGATGCTGTCGATTCGCCTGACGCGCAGTGCACGCAAGCGGATCCGCATGAGCCATTCGATGGGTTGA
- the pdxB gene encoding 4-phosphoerythronate dehydrogenase PdxB — protein sequence MLIVADENIPLLDAFFEGFGEIRRVPGRSIDHATVEQADVLLVRSVTNVNRGLLEGSKVRFVGTCTIGTDHLDLDYFQQAGITWSSAPGCNARGVVDYVLGSLLTLAEIEGTDLTRRTYGVVGAGEVGGRLVKVLQGLGWNVLVCDPPRQAAEGGDFVSLEQIIEQCDVISLHTPLKKHGAGSTWHLFDQNRLNQLKPGAWLINASRGPVVDNAALCEVLLQREDLQAVLDVWEGEPEVDVALAELCVLATPHIAGYSLDGKQRGTAQIYQAYCDFLGQPAQVRLSDLLPAPWLSQVTLNAESDPAWALAMMCRGVYDPRRDDADFRRSLVGSVSEQRAAFDALRKNYPSRREIDGLQVRIEGDSPALLKIVAALGASAV from the coding sequence ATGCTGATTGTTGCCGACGAAAATATTCCGCTGCTCGATGCCTTCTTCGAAGGTTTCGGCGAAATCCGCCGGGTGCCGGGACGTTCAATCGACCACGCCACCGTCGAGCAGGCCGATGTGCTACTGGTGCGCTCGGTGACCAACGTCAATCGCGGGTTGCTCGAAGGCAGCAAGGTGCGCTTCGTCGGCACCTGCACCATCGGCACCGATCACCTCGACCTCGATTACTTTCAGCAGGCCGGCATTACCTGGTCCAGCGCACCCGGCTGCAATGCCCGTGGCGTGGTCGACTACGTGCTGGGCAGTTTGCTGACCCTCGCCGAAATCGAAGGCACCGATCTCACCCGGCGCACGTACGGTGTGGTCGGTGCCGGCGAAGTGGGCGGGCGGTTGGTCAAGGTGCTGCAAGGGCTGGGCTGGAACGTGCTGGTCTGCGATCCGCCACGGCAAGCTGCTGAAGGGGGCGATTTCGTCAGCCTTGAGCAGATCATCGAACAGTGCGATGTCATCAGCCTGCACACACCGCTGAAAAAACACGGGGCCGGTTCGACCTGGCATTTGTTCGACCAGAACCGTTTGAACCAGCTCAAGCCCGGTGCCTGGCTGATCAATGCCAGCCGTGGCCCGGTGGTGGACAACGCCGCCCTGTGCGAGGTGCTGCTGCAACGCGAAGACCTGCAAGCGGTGCTGGATGTCTGGGAGGGCGAGCCTGAGGTCGATGTGGCACTGGCCGAGCTCTGCGTGCTGGCCACGCCGCACATTGCCGGTTACAGCCTCGACGGCAAGCAACGCGGGACGGCGCAGATCTACCAGGCCTACTGCGATTTTCTCGGGCAACCGGCGCAGGTCCGCTTGAGCGATTTGCTGCCGGCACCGTGGTTGTCGCAGGTGACCTTGAACGCTGAGAGCGATCCTGCCTGGGCGCTGGCGATGATGTGCCGTGGCGTGTACGACCCGCGCCGCGACGACGCGGATTTCCGCCGTAGTCTTGTGGGCAGTGTGAGTGAGCAGCGCGCGGCGTTTGATGCGCTGCGCAAGAATTATCCATCGCGGCGCGAGATTGACGGGTTGCAGGTGCGGATTGAGGGGGATTCGCCTGCGTTGCTGAAGATTGTGGCGGCGTTGGGCGCATCGGCTGTCTGA
- a CDS encoding PA1571 family protein: MSLQNSSDDKIQVIRTQPDQSLGCSIIDEKGREVPITEGMIQDACRELEKRLVKPAKQD, from the coding sequence ATGTCCTTGCAAAATAGCAGCGATGACAAGATTCAAGTGATCCGCACACAGCCAGATCAGTCTCTGGGTTGCTCAATCATTGACGAAAAAGGCCGCGAAGTACCGATCACTGAGGGCATGATCCAGGACGCTTGCCGCGAACTGGAAAAGCGATTGGTCAAGCCTGCCAAACAAGATTGA
- a CDS encoding ABC transporter transmembrane domain-containing protein yields the protein MNPMLSARHRRAIRLTSLFLAPYRWQAFGALLALVVTAGITLSMGQGIRLLVDQGFMTQSPHLLNQTIGLFMLLVIGLAIGTFARFYLVSWIGERVVADIRRQVFNHLVYLHPGFYEDNRSSEIQSRLTADTTLLQSVIGSSLSLFLRNLLMVIGGIVLLFITNPKLTSIVVVALPLVIAPILIFGRRVRSLSRLSQDRIADIGSYVSETLGQIKTVQAYNHQTQDEQRFAVTVEEAFNTARKRIFQRAWLITLVIVLVLGAVGVMLWVGGMDVMAGRISAGELAAFVFYSLIVGSAFGTLSEVIGELQRAAGAAERIAELLRSENIIQPPATSLVTLPERVTGNLVLQDVRFSYPSRPESYAVDGLNLTIKAGETLALVGPSGAGKSTVYDLLLRFYDPAEGRILLDGVPLTQLDPLDLRRCFALVSQSPALFFGSIEENIRYGNPTATLEQVQEAAKIAYAHDFIEAMPHGYQTHLGDAGLGLSGGQRQRLAIARALLVDAPILLLDEATSALDAQSEHLIQQALPSLMKNRTTLVIAHRLATVKNADRIAVMDQGKLVAVGTHQELIASNALYARLAALQFNDGHEAA from the coding sequence ATGAACCCAATGCTCTCTGCCCGTCACCGCCGCGCGATTCGCCTGACCAGCCTTTTTCTCGCGCCCTATCGTTGGCAGGCCTTCGGCGCCTTGCTCGCGCTGGTCGTCACGGCCGGCATTACCTTGTCCATGGGGCAGGGGATTCGCCTGCTGGTGGACCAGGGGTTCATGACCCAGTCCCCGCACCTGCTCAACCAGACGATTGGTTTGTTTATGTTGCTGGTGATAGGCCTGGCGATTGGCACCTTCGCGCGTTTCTACCTGGTGTCGTGGATCGGTGAGCGTGTGGTCGCCGACATCCGCCGTCAGGTGTTCAATCATCTGGTTTATCTGCATCCCGGGTTTTATGAAGACAACCGCAGCTCCGAAATCCAGTCGCGGTTGACCGCCGATACCACGCTGCTGCAATCAGTGATCGGCTCATCGCTGTCCCTGTTCCTGCGCAATCTGCTGATGGTGATCGGCGGGATTGTGTTGCTGTTTATCACCAATCCGAAACTCACCAGCATCGTCGTTGTGGCTTTGCCGCTGGTGATTGCGCCGATCCTGATTTTCGGTCGCCGGGTACGCAGCCTGTCACGCCTGAGTCAGGACCGGATTGCCGATATCGGCAGTTATGTTTCCGAAACCCTGGGCCAGATCAAAACCGTGCAGGCCTACAACCACCAGACACAGGACGAACAACGTTTTGCCGTGACCGTGGAAGAGGCGTTCAACACGGCACGCAAACGGATTTTCCAGCGGGCCTGGCTGATCACCCTGGTGATCGTGCTGGTGTTGGGGGCGGTCGGCGTGATGCTCTGGGTGGGCGGCATGGACGTGATGGCCGGGCGGATTTCAGCGGGGGAACTGGCGGCGTTCGTCTTCTACAGCCTGATTGTCGGCAGTGCATTCGGCACGTTGAGTGAGGTCATTGGTGAGCTGCAGCGCGCCGCCGGTGCCGCCGAGCGGATTGCCGAACTGCTGCGCTCGGAAAACATCATCCAGCCACCGGCGACTAGCCTGGTGACGTTGCCCGAGCGGGTGACGGGCAATCTCGTTCTGCAGGACGTGCGTTTTTCCTACCCGTCGCGTCCGGAAAGCTACGCCGTCGATGGCTTGAATCTGACCATCAAGGCGGGCGAAACCCTCGCGCTTGTCGGGCCGTCCGGTGCTGGCAAATCGACGGTGTACGACCTGCTGTTGCGTTTTTACGATCCCGCCGAAGGGCGCATCCTGCTCGACGGCGTGCCGCTGACCCAACTCGATCCATTGGACTTGCGCCGCTGCTTCGCGCTGGTTTCCCAATCCCCGGCGCTGTTCTTCGGCAGCATTGAAGAGAACATCCGCTACGGTAACCCGACAGCGACGCTGGAACAGGTTCAGGAAGCGGCGAAAATCGCCTACGCCCATGACTTTATCGAGGCCATGCCCCACGGTTATCAGACTCATTTGGGGGACGCAGGCCTCGGTTTGTCCGGCGGTCAGCGCCAACGCCTGGCCATCGCCCGAGCGCTGCTGGTGGACGCGCCCATCCTGCTGCTCGACGAAGCCACCAGCGCCCTCGACGCCCAAAGCGAACACCTGATCCAGCAAGCCCTGCCCAGCCTGATGAAAAACCGCACCACCCTGGTCATCGCTCATCGTCTGGCCACGGTTAAAAACGCCGACCGGATTGCAGTGATGGACCAGGGGAAACTGGTGGCGGTGGGCACGCACCAAGAGCTGATTGCGAGCAATGCGCTGTATGCGCGGTTGGCGGCGTTGCAGTTCAACGACGGGCATGAAGCGGCATGA